A part of Syngnathus acus chromosome 20, fSynAcu1.2, whole genome shotgun sequence genomic DNA contains:
- the si:ch211-285f17.1 gene encoding sickle tail protein homolog isoform X3 — protein sequence MQPPDMDKKREAFLEHLKHKYPHHASAIMGHQERLREQSLQAMFTSLRSELDIQSYLMTIRSPARTSRSPKHCPSPQPGVDADHLSLTSLDSLEAMSEADAPMGFTRGSRVRASLPVVRSTNQTKDRSLGVLYLQYGDETKQIRMPNEITGIDTVRALFVGAFPQMLTMKMLESPSVAVYVKDDMRNVYYELSDVRNITDHSCLKVYHKDPAQAFSHGPRPANGDARMHSDMVNPLRQIPTAAQHPLQAAQHPLQAAVPPSPHSPSRIPFSPRQGSLPGNGTVPRERLSNPPARSSSPCPSAILERRDVKPDSDVSGKAHGLTRGNESSYADPYLLQEGRTAHGAHPNPGPDGPDHGFHRASIRSTGSYSGPSPTDSVDHPSLYRQKSRNSQLPTLGSKTPPPSPHRMADVRLVDIHVPVERSSSLRQSFRKEDAAGSKARNNVAPSEPQGHPPPSDIQTRERPSKTSSPAHSAHSSGGSPVLAPKCDASTLAAAATQDQQSQIPLKANLLQFRKNVSDLRMQLHQMRQLQLQNQEIMRVQLKRTEQELGAKLAEAVRRLEDPVQKQRVLVEEDRQKYLGLEERVLTQLGDLEQYVGTLQKDSPGPHRAAAAATLKDVEDGAVRLRKVGESLAGLKGEFPALQTRMRAVLRVEVEAVKFLKEEPHKLDSMLKRVRSLTDTLSGLRRSASENNQRVGLPSSNILLDNIPSPVEKSVVTAALPESQSSSAKPSSPPLIHDVQSPPVPVRQSASLSVAQPSSPLTPADPPSPAHPKRAHGSPVNHGNGTARQDLVIEELQHSKDKCKNRAMSIEAAEKEWEERRQNMGQYDEKEFEKLLQEAEANMIKGLPSPDVESNPILPPAVCREQAKSPLESPTESQPEPRSDKPAQRVLPKPAMEKAAAKAPPERPSKSAAKPASPDSLNKPGSEKAAKSPPPPPPPRKAFATSGMTTTRSGEVVYTNKRDSREGEEEGLLPAAQIKPNKSAPPEPKKAATPPPVVAREEEDDSDRIMAELQVFQKCTIQEVGPPNTVEPATHMEAQIRELRAEKKSSEPKRDEKDPDTDENGNTTVRRQSQGVIYYVTGKIPKEHQPHSGTEESHEHQEPCHSPTQVSNVTLNDNSPGQQEQRLSKSPALKSPPPISPKPVGLSAFRLPGKALKRSESSETSAEIEKAEKKSQTVLESVPSTKHVKTEAGGAKERSKSSTPPPLPQRRSSSSEEHHPAKATFDEEATLSPDLPGEEAPPPPDNIAFMITNTKVQALSCGEYKELVNAKKGSVQTVTVGGGNNAGDPRTPLDNGFNKKPVIIIFDQPMDIRAAYKRLSTIFECEEELDRMLAAERIDEESEESDTDRSGGPQGIAGALDGEKVASPRAAGDRTSLSSSSSSSLISESADAAASNGDAKQDGKKKFKFKFPKKQLAALTQAIRAGTKSGKKTLQVVVYEDEEESDGTVKRHKEAKRFEISRPKPSAEAPSPAPLKRQNSEPLCRTDQIRKNTYKTLDSLEQTIKQLESTINEIGPVSAEEKKGESGKVSEGLRRSASLPTSKASALKVASKGSFQKKSKPLLLPRPVVIPTTGSGTMGSPGAPGTIQQNTSSPTSRMPVPLSAKSRQSPATTDKAAKQQKLQDAQRQFRQANGSTKRVGGDHKSTSPTVSKIPAFYPSATKDAANPSSSSSSSKSSLPPPHNARSASLPSSHIPSLSNGSLKPPSQHAAKALSFSSSQTPNGRVHSSPSSSFSSSSSSSTSPSPLSPLGPGGKSIRTIHTPSFTSYRAHNGSGGKSCIPTASAAKD from the exons ATGCAGCCGCCCGACATGGACAAGAAGAGGGAGGCCTTCCTGGAGCACCTCAAGCACAAGTACCCCCACCACGCGTCGGCCATCATGGGCCACCAGGAAAGGCTGCGGGAGCAG TCTCTGCAGGCCATGTTCACCTCCCTGCGTTCGGAGCTGGACATTCAGAGCTACCTGATGACCATCCGCTCGCCCGCTCGCACA AGCAGAAGCCCCAAGCACTGCCCCAGCCCGCAGCCCGGCGTGGACGCCGACCACCTCTCCCTCACCTCCTTGGACTCGCTGGAGGCCATGTCCGAGGCAGACGCGCCAATGGGCTTCACCCGGGGCAGCCGGGTCCGCGCCAGCCTGCCCGTGGTGCGATCCACCAACCAGACCAAAGATCGCTCGCTCG gCGTGCTCTACTTGCAGTACGGCGACGAAACTAAGCAGATCCGCATGCCCAACGAGATCACCGGCATCGACACGGTCCGAGCCTTGTTCGTCGGCGCCTTCCCGCAGATGCTCACCATGAAGATGTTGGAGTCGCCCAGCGTGGCCGTCTACGTCAAGGACGACATGAGGAACGTCTACTACGAGCTCAGCGACGTCAG GAACATCACGGACCACTCCTGCCTGAAGGTGTACCACAAGGACCCGGCGCAGGCCTTCAGCCACGGGCCCCGGCCGGCCAATGGCGACGCCAGG ATGCACAGCGACATGGTGAATCCTCTGAGGCAGATTCCCACGGCGGCGCAGCACCCGTTACAGGCGGCGCAGCACCCGTTGCAGGCGGCCGTGCCGCCCTCTCCGCACTCGCCCTCCCGGATCCCGTTCAGCCCGCGGCAGGGCTCTTTGCCCGGCAACGGCACGGTGCCCAGGGAGCGCCTGTCCAACCCCCCGGCCCGCTCCAGCTCGCCCTGCCCCAGCGCCATCCTGGAGAGGCGGGACGTCAAGCCCGACAGCGACGTGAGCGGCAAGGCTCACGGCCTGACCAGGGGGAACGAAAGCTCGTACGCCGACCCGTACCTTCTGCAGGAGGGACGCACGGCCCACGGAGCGCACCCCAACCCGGGGCCCGACGGTCCCGACCACGGCTTCCACCGGGCGTCCATCCGTTCCACCGGCTCCTACAGCGGGCCCAGCCCCACGGACTCGGTGGACCACCCTTCCCTGTACAGGCAGAAGTCGAGAAACAGCCAACTTCCCACGCTGGGCTCCAagacgccgccgccgtcccCTCACCGGATGGCCGACGTGCGGCTCGTCGACATCCACGTTCCCGTGGAGAGGAGCTCGTCGCTGCGCCAGTCCTTCCGCAAAGAGGATGCGGCGGGGAGCAAAGCCAGGAATAACGTGGCGCCGTCAGAGCCGCAGGGCCACCCGCCGCCGAGTGACATTCAGACACG TGAAAGACCCTCAAAGACGTCGTCTCCAGCCCACAGCGCGCACAGCTCCG GCGGCTCACCCGTTTTGGCACCCAAGTGCGACGCTTCCACTTTGGCAGCGGCAGCAACGCAAGACCAGCAGAGCCAGATTCCTCTCAAAGCCAACTTGCTGCAGTTCAGGAAGAATGTGTCAGACCTCAGGATGCAGCTGCATCAGATGAGGCAGCTGCAG CTGCAAAACCAGGAGATCATGCGAGTGCAGCTGAAGCGGACCGAGCAGGAGCTCGGCGCTAAACTGGCGGAGGCCGTGCGACGCCTGGAGGACCCGGTCCAAAAGCAGAGGGTTCTGGTGGAAGAGGACCGGCAGAAGTACTTGGGCCTGGAGGAGCGTGTACTAACGCAACTGGG GGATCTGGAGCAATACGTGGGCACGCTGCAGAAGGACTCGCCGGGCCCTCaccgagcggcggcggcggcgacccTCAAGGACGTGGAGGATGGCGCGGTGAGGCTGAGGAAGGTCGGAGAGTCTCTCGCAGGGCTTAAAG GAGAGTTTCCAGCCCTGCAAACCAGGATGCGCGCCGTTCTCCGCGTGGAGGTGGAAGCCGTCAAGTTTCTCAAGGAGGAGCCTCACAAACTGGACAGCATGCTGAAAAGGGTCAGGAGCCTGACTGACACGCTGAGCGGTCTGAGaag ATCTGCAAGTGAGAACAATCAGAGAGTAGGCCTTCCTTCTTCTAACATCTTGCTGGACAACATCCCATCTCCAGTGGAGAAGTCGGTAGTCACAGCCGCCCTGCCGGAGTCCCAGAGCTCCAGCGCAAAGCCCTCCTCGCCGCCGCTGATCCATGACGTCCAGAGCCCCCCGGTTCCCGTGCGGCAGTCGGCCAGCTTGTCTGTGGCTCAGCCCAGCTCGCCTCTCACGCCCGCGGACCCGCCCAGCCCGGCCCACCCCAAGAGGGCGCACGGGAGCCCGGTGAACCACGGCAACGGGACCGCCAGACAGGATCTGGTCATTGAAGAGTTGCAGCATAGTAAGGACAAATGCAAGAACAGAGCAATGTCCATCGAG GCAGCAGAGAAAGAGTGGGAGGAGAGGAGGCAGAACATGGGGCAGTATGATGAGAAAGAGTTTGAAAAGCTCCTGCAGGAGGCTGAGGCCAACATGATCAAGGGCCTTCCCAGTCCTGATGTGGAAAGTAACCCAATACTGCCCCCTGCTGTCTGCAGAGAGCAAGCGAAAAGCCCTTTGGAGTCCCCAACAG AGTCGCAACCTGAGCCTCGGTCGGACAAACCGGCCCAGAGGGTTCTTCCCAAGCCGGCCATGGAGAAAGCCGCTGCCAAAGCGCCACCGGAAAGACCCTCCAAGAGCGCCGCAAAACCCGCATCCCCGGATTCTTTGAACAAGCCGGGATCTGAAAAGGCCGCCAAgtccccgccgccgccgccccctccCAGGAAGGCCTTTGCCACCTCTGGCATGACCACCACGCGTTCTGGAGAGGTGGTCTACACCAACAAGAGGGACTCTCGG gagggtgaagaggaGGGCCTCCTTCCCGCCGCTCAAATCAAGCCCAACAAAAGCGCCCCGCCGGAACCCAAGAAGGCCGCCACCCCACCTCCTGTTGTTgccagggaggaggaggacgataGTGACAGGATCATGGCAGAACTTCAG GTTTTCCAGAAGTGCACTATTCAGGAAGTAGGCCCGCCAAACACGGTGGAGCCCGCTACTCACATGGAAGCTCAAATCAGAGAGCTAAGAGCTGAAAAGAAg AGCTCAGAGCCAAAACGGGACGAAAAAGATCCAGACACGGACGAAAATGGAAACACGACTGTGCGGCGGCAAAGCCAAGGG GTCATATACTACGTGACCGGAAAGATTCCCAAAGAGCATCAGCCCCATTCCGGAACAGAGGAAAGCCACGAACACCAGGAGCCCTGCCACTCTccaacacaggtgtcaaatgTCACTCTTAATGACAATTCCCCAGGCCAGCAGGAGCAGCGGCTGTCCAAATCACCGGCGCTCAAGTCCCCGCCGCCAATTTCGCCCAAGCCCGTGGGACTGTCTGCGTTCCGACTGCCCGGGAAGGCCCTTAAGCGCTCTGAGTCCTCCGAGACCAGTGCGGAAATTGAGAAGGCAGAGAAAAAGAGTCAGACCGTCCTGGAGTCCGTTCCTTCTACTAAGCATGTCAAAACAGAGGCCGGCGGTGCCAAAGAGCGCTCTAAAAGTTCCActccgccgccgctgccgcagAGGAGGTCCTCATCAAGTGAGGAGCACCATCCAGCCAAAGCTACCTTTGACGAAGAAGCCACTCTTAGTCCTGATTTGCCAGGGGAGGAGGCACCTCCTCCACCGGACAACATTGCCTTTATGATCACCAACACCAAGGTTCAGGCCCTTTCGTGCGGGGAGTACAAGGAGCTGGTCAATGCCAAGAAAGGAAGCGTCCAGACCGTGACTGTCGGCGGAGGGAACAACGCGGGGGATCCCCGCACGCCGCTGGACAACGGCTTCAACAAGAAGCCCGTCATCATTATTTTCGACCAACCCATGGACATCCGGGCCGCCTACAAGCGCCTCTCCACCATCTTTGAGTGCGAGGAGGAGCTGGACCGGATGCTAGCGGCGGAGCGCATCGACGAGGAGAGCGAGGAATCGGACACGGACAGGAGCGGCGGGCCGCAGGGGATAGCCGGAGCGCTCGACGGCGAAAAGGTCGCGTCTCCTCGAGCCGCAGGAGATCGCACCAGcctgtcgtcgtcgtcgtcgtcgtcattaATTTCGGAATCCGCGGACGCCGCAGCGTCCAACGGAGACGCCAAGCAGGACGGCAAGAAGAAGTTCAAGTTCAAATTCCCCAAGAAGCAGCTGGCGGCTCTCACGCAGGCCATCCGCGCGGGCACCAAGTCGGGAAAGAAGACGCTGCAGGTGGTCGTGtacgaggacgaggaggaatCGGACGGAACGGTCAAGCGGCACAAAGAGGCCAAGAGATTTGAGATCTCGCGCCCAAAGCCCTCAGCGGAGGCACCGAGCCCCGCTCCGCTAAAGAGGCAGAACTCGGAGCCGCTGTGCAGGACCGACCAGATCCGCAAGAACACGTACAAGACGCTGGACAGCTTAGAACAGACCATCAAGCAGCTGGAGAGCACCATTAACGAGATAGGGCCCGTCTCCGCCGAGGAGAAGAAGGGAGAGAGCGGGAAAGTGTCCGAAGGCCTGAGGAGGTCGGCCTCGCTCCCGACCTCCAAGGCCTCGGCGCTTAAGGTAGCCAGCAAAGGTTCTTTCCAGAAGAAGAGCAAACCTCTGCTCCTCCCGCGCCCTGTCGTCATCCCCACCACCGGCAGCGGCACCATGGGCTCCCCCGGTGCCCCCGGCACCATCCAACAG AACACCAGTTCCCCCACTAGTCGGATGCCCGTCCCTTTGTCGGCCAAGTCCAGGCAGTCGCCGGCTACTACTGACAAAGCagcaaaacagcaaaaactgCAGGACGCTCAAAGGCAGTTCCGACAG GCTAACGGAAGTACTAAAAGAGTGGGAGGGGATCATAAAAGCACTTCCCCCACTGTCTCTAAAATCCCCGCTTTTTATCCTAGCGCTACTAAAGATGCCGCTAACccgtcctcctcttcatcttcctccaagtcctccctcccccccccccacaacgCTCGCTCGGCTTCCCTGCCCTCTTCGCACATCCCCTCACTGTCCAACGGCTCCCTGAAGCCCCCCTCGCAGCACGCGGCTAAAGctctctccttctcctcctcccagACCCCCAACGGTCGAGTGCActcttccccctcctcctccttctcctcttcttcatcctcctccacctctccctcccctctgtCACCTTTGGGCCCGGGCGGGAAGAGCATCCGCACCATACACACCCCCAGCTTCACCAGCTACAGGGCCCACAACGGCAGCGGCGGCAAATCCTGCATCCCGACAGCCTCGGCGGCTAAGGACTAG
- the si:ch211-285f17.1 gene encoding sickle tail protein homolog isoform X8, translated as MKCAQQLFPHSDYNYLFTSESRSPKHCPSPQPGVDADHLSLTSLDSLEAMSEADAPMGFTRGSRVRASLPVVRSTNQTKDRSLGVLYLQYGDETKQIRMPNEITGIDTVRALFVGAFPQMLTMKMLESPSVAVYVKDDMRNVYYELSDVRNITDHSCLKVYHKDPAQAFSHGPRPANGDARMHSDMVNPLRQIPTAAQHPLQAAQHPLQAAVPPSPHSPSRIPFSPRQGSLPGNGTVPRERLSNPPARSSSPCPSAILERRDVKPDSDVSGKAHGLTRGNESSYADPYLLQEGRTAHGAHPNPGPDGPDHGFHRASIRSTGSYSGPSPTDSVDHPSLYRQKSRNSQLPTLGSKTPPPSPHRMADVRLVDIHVPVERSSSLRQSFRKEDAAGSKARNNVAPSEPQGHPPPSDIQTRERMKAMEQQIASLTGLVQHALLKGPDKEPLSERPSKTSSPAHSAHSSGGSPVLAPKCDASTLAAAATQDQQSQIPLKANLLQFRKNVSDLRMQLHQMRQLQLQNQEIMRVQLKRTEQELGAKLAEAVRRLEDPVQKQRVLVEEDRQKYLGLEERVLTQLGDLEQYVGTLQKDSPGPHRAAAAATLKDVEDGAVRLRKVGESLAGLKGEFPALQTRMRAVLRVEVEAVKFLKEEPHKLDSMLKRVRSLTDTLSGLRRSASENNQRVGLPSSNILLDNIPSPVEKSVVTAALPESQSSSAKPSSPPLIHDVQSPPVPVRQSASLSVAQPSSPLTPADPPSPAHPKRAHGSPVNHGNGTARQDLVIEELQHSKDKCKNRAMSIEAAEKEWEERRQNMGQYDEKEFEKLLQEAEANMIKGLPSPDVESNPILPPAVCREQAKSPLESPTESQPEPRSDKPAQRVLPKPAMEKAAAKAPPERPSKSAAKPASPDSLNKPGSEKAAKSPPPPPPPRKAFATSGMTTTRSGEVVYTNKRDSREGEEEGLLPAAQIKPNKSAPPEPKKAATPPPVVAREEEDDSDRIMAELQVFQKCTIQEVGPPNTVEPATHMEAQIRELRAEKKSSEPKRDEKDPDTDENGNTTVRRQSQGVIYYVTGKIPKEHQPHSGTEESHEHQEPCHSPTQVSNVTLNDNSPGQQEQRLSKSPALKSPPPISPKPVGLSAFRLPGKALKRSESSETSAEIEKAEKKSQTVLESVPSTKHVKTEAGGAKERSKSSTPPPLPQRRSSSSEEHHPAKATFDEEATLSPDLPGEEAPPPPDNIAFMITNTKVQALSCGEYKELVNAKKGSVQTVTVGGGNNAGDPRTPLDNGFNKKPVIIIFDQPMDIRAAYKRLSTIFECEEELDRMLAAERIDEESEESDTDRSGGPQGIAGALDGEKVASPRAAGDRTSLSSSSSSSLISESADAAASNGDAKQDGKKKFKFKFPKKQLAALTQAIRAGTKSGKKTLQVVVYEDEEESDGTVKRHKEAKRFEISRPKPSAEAPSPAPLKRQNSEPLCRTDQIRKNTYKTLDSLEQTIKQLESTINEIGPVSAEEKKGESGKVSEGLRRSASLPTSKASALKVASKGSFQKKSKPLLLPRPVVIPTTGSGTMGSPGAPGTIQQNTSSPTSRMPVPLSAKSRQSPATTDKAAKQQKLQDAQRQFRQANGSTKRVGGDHKSTSPTVSKIPAFYPSATKDAANPSSSSSSSKSSLPPPHNARSASLPSSHIPSLSNGSLKPPSQHAAKALSFSSSQTPNGRVHSSPSSSFSSSSSSSTSPSPLSPLGPGGKSIRTIHTPSFTSYRAHNGSGGKSCIPTASAAKD; from the exons ATGAAATGCGCACAACAACTTTTTCCACACTCCGACTACAATTATTTGTTTACCAGTGAG AGCAGAAGCCCCAAGCACTGCCCCAGCCCGCAGCCCGGCGTGGACGCCGACCACCTCTCCCTCACCTCCTTGGACTCGCTGGAGGCCATGTCCGAGGCAGACGCGCCAATGGGCTTCACCCGGGGCAGCCGGGTCCGCGCCAGCCTGCCCGTGGTGCGATCCACCAACCAGACCAAAGATCGCTCGCTCG gCGTGCTCTACTTGCAGTACGGCGACGAAACTAAGCAGATCCGCATGCCCAACGAGATCACCGGCATCGACACGGTCCGAGCCTTGTTCGTCGGCGCCTTCCCGCAGATGCTCACCATGAAGATGTTGGAGTCGCCCAGCGTGGCCGTCTACGTCAAGGACGACATGAGGAACGTCTACTACGAGCTCAGCGACGTCAG GAACATCACGGACCACTCCTGCCTGAAGGTGTACCACAAGGACCCGGCGCAGGCCTTCAGCCACGGGCCCCGGCCGGCCAATGGCGACGCCAGG ATGCACAGCGACATGGTGAATCCTCTGAGGCAGATTCCCACGGCGGCGCAGCACCCGTTACAGGCGGCGCAGCACCCGTTGCAGGCGGCCGTGCCGCCCTCTCCGCACTCGCCCTCCCGGATCCCGTTCAGCCCGCGGCAGGGCTCTTTGCCCGGCAACGGCACGGTGCCCAGGGAGCGCCTGTCCAACCCCCCGGCCCGCTCCAGCTCGCCCTGCCCCAGCGCCATCCTGGAGAGGCGGGACGTCAAGCCCGACAGCGACGTGAGCGGCAAGGCTCACGGCCTGACCAGGGGGAACGAAAGCTCGTACGCCGACCCGTACCTTCTGCAGGAGGGACGCACGGCCCACGGAGCGCACCCCAACCCGGGGCCCGACGGTCCCGACCACGGCTTCCACCGGGCGTCCATCCGTTCCACCGGCTCCTACAGCGGGCCCAGCCCCACGGACTCGGTGGACCACCCTTCCCTGTACAGGCAGAAGTCGAGAAACAGCCAACTTCCCACGCTGGGCTCCAagacgccgccgccgtcccCTCACCGGATGGCCGACGTGCGGCTCGTCGACATCCACGTTCCCGTGGAGAGGAGCTCGTCGCTGCGCCAGTCCTTCCGCAAAGAGGATGCGGCGGGGAGCAAAGCCAGGAATAACGTGGCGCCGTCAGAGCCGCAGGGCCACCCGCCGCCGAGTGACATTCAGACACG AGAGCGAATGAAGGCAATGGAGCAACAGATTGCCAGCTTGACTGGTCTTGTTCAGCATGCACTTTTAAAGGGGCCAGACAAGGAGCCTCTCAG TGAAAGACCCTCAAAGACGTCGTCTCCAGCCCACAGCGCGCACAGCTCCG GCGGCTCACCCGTTTTGGCACCCAAGTGCGACGCTTCCACTTTGGCAGCGGCAGCAACGCAAGACCAGCAGAGCCAGATTCCTCTCAAAGCCAACTTGCTGCAGTTCAGGAAGAATGTGTCAGACCTCAGGATGCAGCTGCATCAGATGAGGCAGCTGCAG CTGCAAAACCAGGAGATCATGCGAGTGCAGCTGAAGCGGACCGAGCAGGAGCTCGGCGCTAAACTGGCGGAGGCCGTGCGACGCCTGGAGGACCCGGTCCAAAAGCAGAGGGTTCTGGTGGAAGAGGACCGGCAGAAGTACTTGGGCCTGGAGGAGCGTGTACTAACGCAACTGGG GGATCTGGAGCAATACGTGGGCACGCTGCAGAAGGACTCGCCGGGCCCTCaccgagcggcggcggcggcgacccTCAAGGACGTGGAGGATGGCGCGGTGAGGCTGAGGAAGGTCGGAGAGTCTCTCGCAGGGCTTAAAG GAGAGTTTCCAGCCCTGCAAACCAGGATGCGCGCCGTTCTCCGCGTGGAGGTGGAAGCCGTCAAGTTTCTCAAGGAGGAGCCTCACAAACTGGACAGCATGCTGAAAAGGGTCAGGAGCCTGACTGACACGCTGAGCGGTCTGAGaag ATCTGCAAGTGAGAACAATCAGAGAGTAGGCCTTCCTTCTTCTAACATCTTGCTGGACAACATCCCATCTCCAGTGGAGAAGTCGGTAGTCACAGCCGCCCTGCCGGAGTCCCAGAGCTCCAGCGCAAAGCCCTCCTCGCCGCCGCTGATCCATGACGTCCAGAGCCCCCCGGTTCCCGTGCGGCAGTCGGCCAGCTTGTCTGTGGCTCAGCCCAGCTCGCCTCTCACGCCCGCGGACCCGCCCAGCCCGGCCCACCCCAAGAGGGCGCACGGGAGCCCGGTGAACCACGGCAACGGGACCGCCAGACAGGATCTGGTCATTGAAGAGTTGCAGCATAGTAAGGACAAATGCAAGAACAGAGCAATGTCCATCGAG GCAGCAGAGAAAGAGTGGGAGGAGAGGAGGCAGAACATGGGGCAGTATGATGAGAAAGAGTTTGAAAAGCTCCTGCAGGAGGCTGAGGCCAACATGATCAAGGGCCTTCCCAGTCCTGATGTGGAAAGTAACCCAATACTGCCCCCTGCTGTCTGCAGAGAGCAAGCGAAAAGCCCTTTGGAGTCCCCAACAG AGTCGCAACCTGAGCCTCGGTCGGACAAACCGGCCCAGAGGGTTCTTCCCAAGCCGGCCATGGAGAAAGCCGCTGCCAAAGCGCCACCGGAAAGACCCTCCAAGAGCGCCGCAAAACCCGCATCCCCGGATTCTTTGAACAAGCCGGGATCTGAAAAGGCCGCCAAgtccccgccgccgccgccccctccCAGGAAGGCCTTTGCCACCTCTGGCATGACCACCACGCGTTCTGGAGAGGTGGTCTACACCAACAAGAGGGACTCTCGG gagggtgaagaggaGGGCCTCCTTCCCGCCGCTCAAATCAAGCCCAACAAAAGCGCCCCGCCGGAACCCAAGAAGGCCGCCACCCCACCTCCTGTTGTTgccagggaggaggaggacgataGTGACAGGATCATGGCAGAACTTCAG GTTTTCCAGAAGTGCACTATTCAGGAAGTAGGCCCGCCAAACACGGTGGAGCCCGCTACTCACATGGAAGCTCAAATCAGAGAGCTAAGAGCTGAAAAGAAg AGCTCAGAGCCAAAACGGGACGAAAAAGATCCAGACACGGACGAAAATGGAAACACGACTGTGCGGCGGCAAAGCCAAGGG GTCATATACTACGTGACCGGAAAGATTCCCAAAGAGCATCAGCCCCATTCCGGAACAGAGGAAAGCCACGAACACCAGGAGCCCTGCCACTCTccaacacaggtgtcaaatgTCACTCTTAATGACAATTCCCCAGGCCAGCAGGAGCAGCGGCTGTCCAAATCACCGGCGCTCAAGTCCCCGCCGCCAATTTCGCCCAAGCCCGTGGGACTGTCTGCGTTCCGACTGCCCGGGAAGGCCCTTAAGCGCTCTGAGTCCTCCGAGACCAGTGCGGAAATTGAGAAGGCAGAGAAAAAGAGTCAGACCGTCCTGGAGTCCGTTCCTTCTACTAAGCATGTCAAAACAGAGGCCGGCGGTGCCAAAGAGCGCTCTAAAAGTTCCActccgccgccgctgccgcagAGGAGGTCCTCATCAAGTGAGGAGCACCATCCAGCCAAAGCTACCTTTGACGAAGAAGCCACTCTTAGTCCTGATTTGCCAGGGGAGGAGGCACCTCCTCCACCGGACAACATTGCCTTTATGATCACCAACACCAAGGTTCAGGCCCTTTCGTGCGGGGAGTACAAGGAGCTGGTCAATGCCAAGAAAGGAAGCGTCCAGACCGTGACTGTCGGCGGAGGGAACAACGCGGGGGATCCCCGCACGCCGCTGGACAACGGCTTCAACAAGAAGCCCGTCATCATTATTTTCGACCAACCCATGGACATCCGGGCCGCCTACAAGCGCCTCTCCACCATCTTTGAGTGCGAGGAGGAGCTGGACCGGATGCTAGCGGCGGAGCGCATCGACGAGGAGAGCGAGGAATCGGACACGGACAGGAGCGGCGGGCCGCAGGGGATAGCCGGAGCGCTCGACGGCGAAAAGGTCGCGTCTCCTCGAGCCGCAGGAGATCGCACCAGcctgtcgtcgtcgtcgtcgtcgtcattaATTTCGGAATCCGCGGACGCCGCAGCGTCCAACGGAGACGCCAAGCAGGACGGCAAGAAGAAGTTCAAGTTCAAATTCCCCAAGAAGCAGCTGGCGGCTCTCACGCAGGCCATCCGCGCGGGCACCAAGTCGGGAAAGAAGACGCTGCAGGTGGTCGTGtacgaggacgaggaggaatCGGACGGAACGGTCAAGCGGCACAAAGAGGCCAAGAGATTTGAGATCTCGCGCCCAAAGCCCTCAGCGGAGGCACCGAGCCCCGCTCCGCTAAAGAGGCAGAACTCGGAGCCGCTGTGCAGGACCGACCAGATCCGCAAGAACACGTACAAGACGCTGGACAGCTTAGAACAGACCATCAAGCAGCTGGAGAGCACCATTAACGAGATAGGGCCCGTCTCCGCCGAGGAGAAGAAGGGAGAGAGCGGGAAAGTGTCCGAAGGCCTGAGGAGGTCGGCCTCGCTCCCGACCTCCAAGGCCTCGGCGCTTAAGGTAGCCAGCAAAGGTTCTTTCCAGAAGAAGAGCAAACCTCTGCTCCTCCCGCGCCCTGTCGTCATCCCCACCACCGGCAGCGGCACCATGGGCTCCCCCGGTGCCCCCGGCACCATCCAACAG AACACCAGTTCCCCCACTAGTCGGATGCCCGTCCCTTTGTCGGCCAAGTCCAGGCAGTCGCCGGCTACTACTGACAAAGCagcaaaacagcaaaaactgCAGGACGCTCAAAGGCAGTTCCGACAG GCTAACGGAAGTACTAAAAGAGTGGGAGGGGATCATAAAAGCACTTCCCCCACTGTCTCTAAAATCCCCGCTTTTTATCCTAGCGCTACTAAAGATGCCGCTAACccgtcctcctcttcatcttcctccaagtcctccctcccccccccccacaacgCTCGCTCGGCTTCCCTGCCCTCTTCGCACATCCCCTCACTGTCCAACGGCTCCCTGAAGCCCCCCTCGCAGCACGCGGCTAAAGctctctccttctcctcctcccagACCCCCAACGGTCGAGTGCActcttccccctcctcctccttctcctcttcttcatcctcctccacctctccctcccctctgtCACCTTTGGGCCCGGGCGGGAAGAGCATCCGCACCATACACACCCCCAGCTTCACCAGCTACAGGGCCCACAACGGCAGCGGCGGCAAATCCTGCATCCCGACAGCCTCGGCGGCTAAGGACTAG